One Urechidicola croceus genomic window, TTTATTTACCAAAATCAGGCGATTTGCCTACCAATGGCTTATGGAAGAAACGGAAATAAAATTTACCTTCATAGCTCTCTCAAAAATAGGATGCTACTTTCTATATTAGATTCTAAAAGCGTAAGTATGACTGTTACTCATCTTGACGCTTTAATTCTAGCACGTTCTGGGTTCCATCATTCTGTGAATTACAGATCAGCAACACTGTTTGGAAATGCTAAAAAAATTGAAGATTCAATAGAAAAAGAAATGGCACTTAAATGTTTAGTAGATCATATGATTCCTAAAAGATGGGAAGAAATTAGACCAATGAATGAAAAAGAGTTTAACGGAACTTTAGTTATAGAAATGACTATTGAATCGGCATCAGCAAAAATTAGAAATGTTGGAGTGCAAGATGAAAAAAGTGATGAAAGTCTACCAATTTGGGCTGGAATTGTTCCAATTAAACAAATTGCAGAATATCCAATAAGTGATAAAGGACTTCCTAAAAAAATGGATATTCCAGAACATGTAATTGACTATTACAATAAAAATAGATGATTTGAATTCTAAACTTGAAATGAAAATTGAATAAAAATTTTATATTTACAGTATAAAGTTCCGTTTTGTAGAATTATTTTAATTCTCTGGGATGCTATGACATATTAAACTATCATTTAACCATGAATTCAAAATCTATCTCAAACGGAATTTTACGAGCAATTTCGATACTACTTGGTGTTTCACTCTTACTACTCTTTCTTTGGAAAATTCAATCTGTAATTATTTACATTATTATTGCTGGAGTTATCTCATTAATAGCACGACCACTAATAATTTTTTTAAAAAGGAAATTAAGATTCCCTAATATTCTTGCTGTAATCGTTACAATGCTACTTTTTATCTTACTAATATCTGGATTAATAAGAATGTTTATTCCACTGATTGCCCAGCAAGGTAAAAACCTGTCTTTATTAAACATGAATGAATTAATGGTGAATACAGAAAGTGTTATGAATGAGGTTAATGAGTATTTTTTAACTAAAAATATCAATATTTTTGAACAATTAAAAAGTTTAGATATCCTATCAAATTTTAAAGAAATCCCTACTTTTCTGAATTCTATAATTGGAACTGTTGGAACTTTAAGTATTGGTCTGTTTTCAGTACTATTTATTTCTTTTTTTTTAATGAAGGACAGTAAAATACTTCATAAAGGTCTATTAGTTTTAGTTCCAGACAATAGTGAAAGTAGATTTCAAAAATCCTTTAACACAATAAAAGATTTACTTTCTAGATATTTTATTGGATTGGTAGTTCAAATTTTAATTCTATTTATTCTATATGCAATAGTGTTAGGAACTTTTGGTGTGGACAATGCAATTGTTATTGCGTTCTTATGTGCATTACTTAATTTAATACCATATGTTGGACCTCTAATTGGTGGTATATTAATGTTAGTTTTGACAATGACTAGTAATATTGGAGAAGATTTTCAAACAATCATATTACCTACTACAATTTATGTAATGATAGGATATGTAATTGCACAATTGATTGATAACTTTTTTAGTCAACCTATTATTTTTTCAAAAAGCGTAAAATCACATCCTCTAGAAATTTTTTTAATAATCATTATTGGAGGTCTTCTATTTGGAGTAATTGGAATGGTAGTCGCTGTACCTTCATATACAGCTTTAAAGGTAATTTTAAAAGAATTTTTATCAGAAAACAAAATCGTCAAATCTTTAACAAAGGATTTATAATTGAATCAATTAATTTTAAATAATAATATTCAGGAGTTTATCAATAAACATCTTAATTCTGATATTGCCAAAATTCTGTTTAAGGGTATTTCATTTACCGATGTTTCAACTCAAGAGGTTGTTGAACAAATTGAAGCAAAGAAAAGATGTGAAAAGAAACTTCCTACTTGGTTTGAAAATGAAAACATTTACTTTCCAAACAAACTGAATATTGAACAAACATCTTCAGAAAAAACTGCCTTATATAAATCAA contains:
- a CDS encoding pyridoxamine 5'-phosphate oxidase family protein — translated: MKEYEQNELNKVKRGPKRATYNVTKINEILDAGFIGYVNFIYQNQAICLPMAYGRNGNKIYLHSSLKNRMLLSILDSKSVSMTVTHLDALILARSGFHHSVNYRSATLFGNAKKIEDSIEKEMALKCLVDHMIPKRWEEIRPMNEKEFNGTLVIEMTIESASAKIRNVGVQDEKSDESLPIWAGIVPIKQIAEYPISDKGLPKKMDIPEHVIDYYNKNR
- a CDS encoding AI-2E family transporter, with product MNSKSISNGILRAISILLGVSLLLLFLWKIQSVIIYIIIAGVISLIARPLIIFLKRKLRFPNILAVIVTMLLFILLISGLIRMFIPLIAQQGKNLSLLNMNELMVNTESVMNEVNEYFLTKNINIFEQLKSLDILSNFKEIPTFLNSIIGTVGTLSIGLFSVLFISFFLMKDSKILHKGLLVLVPDNSESRFQKSFNTIKDLLSRYFIGLVVQILILFILYAIVLGTFGVDNAIVIAFLCALLNLIPYVGPLIGGILMLVLTMTSNIGEDFQTIILPTTIYVMIGYVIAQLIDNFFSQPIIFSKSVKSHPLEIFLIIIIGGLLFGVIGMVVAVPSYTALKVILKEFLSENKIVKSLTKDL